One Amorphoplanes digitatis genomic window carries:
- a CDS encoding SRPBCC family protein: MSMVQQAVEIGAPLHTVYQQLEAFENYPQFMTGVQQVTRIGNDQTHWVMEVEGHRREFDAQITECTLDERVSWTTTEGPMLAETITLRPMGEMRTQIVAQLEADVAYLMPSDRHGQASLSRQLKSDLNTFKSLIEAGWPAAADLGASSKDLSGMGGKMLDPASPASVATRARGGRPQPGAGWGTSAGGFSNAERGTDVDITSAPGISSAADLDDVLAPGRRIGGTLSMSGGAAGGAAPMGGKAMSARDGRTDGAVNEEERGSSQDW; encoded by the coding sequence ATGAGTATGGTCCAGCAGGCCGTCGAGATCGGTGCCCCGCTGCACACGGTGTACCAACAACTCGAGGCATTCGAGAACTATCCGCAATTCATGACCGGTGTGCAGCAGGTGACCCGGATCGGCAACGATCAGACGCATTGGGTCATGGAGGTCGAGGGTCACCGCCGGGAGTTCGACGCACAGATCACCGAGTGCACCCTGGACGAAAGGGTCTCCTGGACGACCACCGAGGGGCCGATGCTCGCGGAGACGATCACCCTGCGGCCGATGGGTGAGATGCGCACACAGATCGTCGCGCAGCTCGAGGCCGACGTCGCGTACCTGATGCCCAGCGACCGGCACGGCCAGGCGTCGCTGAGCCGTCAGCTCAAGTCCGACCTGAATACCTTCAAGAGCCTGATCGAGGCCGGCTGGCCCGCCGCCGCCGACCTGGGTGCCAGCTCGAAGGACCTTTCCGGAATGGGCGGCAAGATGCTCGACCCGGCCTCGCCGGCCTCGGTCGCGACCCGCGCTCGCGGCGGCCGCCCGCAGCCCGGCGCCGGCTGGGGCACCAGCGCCGGCGGGTTCAGCAACGCGGAGCGCGGCACCGACGTCGACATCACCTCGGCGCCCGGCATCAGCAGCGCCGCCGACCTCGACGACGTGCTCGCACCCGGCCGCCGCATCGGCGGCACCCTCTCGATGAGCGGCGGCGCGGCGGGTGGCGCGGCGCCGATGGGCGGCAAGGCCATGAGCGCCCGCGACGGCCGCACCGACGGGGCCGTCAACGAGGAGGAGCGCGGCAGTTCCCAGGACTGGTAG
- a CDS encoding sensor histidine kinase, whose product MQIAALDVGRLSRIFAGCAGITVVVAGVFSLSTSPVPAGENVLTSSPAAALVAAGLALVLLAPERGGPALRGAGYLLALLAAALGGATLERHPAAGVATMLAGLALACIDIRFRRSGVQTRFRVADPLLAGTAIIALVAMVPRMFAPTFPGGGGPDSVMAPYHGGTLLALAVGAILARPEAGPLRTGAAAGAGSKIRHTLPVLIALPVVAALISAFAVRTGIRSPAGAISIGVTLAALAVLALIALLVRSLESADRQQRELVAELRERREFADTLLQSMNEAVMVLDANHRVIDVNRRWRELTGNTRPPGPEPAEVPPAGTGDWVVRHADGTDIPVLATMAAIPDADGRARAYVATYVDIADRKRAEDRLSERAAELERSNERLRESNSRLEAALAFKNDLTSMLTHDVAQPISSIASLSELLSADWSELGEDIRLELATKIDKNTHRLIKMMNDLQLLFRLDTGTVTARRTPVPVLDVVTSVVEELGCADGVEIVIDDDVSSLADRQHLWHVVRNLLSNAIQYGEPPLEVRAERHAESVVLTVRDSGDGIPEELIPHLFDRFMRGAGLGLFIVRHLVEANGGSVRYERAEPHGAELIVTLESASL is encoded by the coding sequence GTGCAGATCGCGGCGCTCGACGTGGGCAGGCTGTCCCGGATCTTCGCCGGGTGCGCCGGGATCACGGTGGTCGTCGCCGGCGTCTTCAGCCTGTCGACCTCGCCGGTGCCCGCGGGAGAGAACGTACTGACGTCGAGCCCGGCGGCCGCACTCGTGGCCGCCGGGCTCGCTCTCGTCCTGCTCGCTCCGGAACGCGGCGGACCGGCGCTGCGCGGCGCCGGCTACCTGCTCGCGCTCCTCGCCGCGGCGCTCGGCGGCGCCACCCTGGAGCGCCACCCGGCCGCCGGGGTCGCCACCATGCTCGCCGGCCTGGCCCTGGCCTGCATCGACATCCGGTTCCGGCGCTCCGGCGTGCAGACCCGGTTCCGGGTCGCCGACCCGCTGCTGGCCGGCACCGCGATCATCGCCCTGGTCGCCATGGTCCCGCGGATGTTCGCGCCGACGTTCCCGGGCGGCGGCGGACCGGACAGCGTCATGGCGCCCTACCACGGCGGCACACTGCTCGCCCTGGCCGTCGGCGCCATCCTGGCCCGCCCGGAGGCGGGCCCGCTGCGCACCGGCGCGGCCGCGGGGGCCGGCAGCAAGATCCGGCACACGCTGCCCGTGCTCATCGCCCTGCCGGTCGTGGCCGCCCTGATCAGCGCGTTCGCGGTCCGTACCGGGATCAGAAGCCCGGCGGGCGCGATCAGCATCGGCGTGACCCTCGCCGCCCTCGCCGTGCTGGCCCTGATCGCCCTGCTGGTGCGCTCGCTCGAGAGCGCCGACCGCCAGCAGCGCGAGCTCGTCGCGGAGCTGCGGGAACGCCGGGAGTTCGCCGACACGCTGCTCCAGTCGATGAACGAGGCGGTGATGGTCCTCGACGCCAACCACCGGGTGATCGACGTGAACCGGCGCTGGCGGGAGCTGACCGGCAACACCCGGCCGCCCGGCCCGGAACCGGCCGAGGTCCCGCCCGCCGGCACCGGGGACTGGGTGGTGCGGCACGCCGACGGCACCGACATCCCGGTGCTGGCCACCATGGCGGCGATCCCGGACGCCGACGGGCGTGCCCGGGCGTACGTGGCGACCTACGTCGACATCGCCGACCGCAAGCGCGCCGAGGACAGGCTGAGCGAACGCGCCGCCGAGCTGGAGCGCAGCAACGAGCGGCTGCGCGAGTCGAACAGCCGGCTGGAGGCGGCGCTGGCCTTCAAGAACGACCTGACGTCGATGCTGACCCACGACGTCGCGCAGCCGATCAGCTCGATCGCCAGCCTCTCCGAGCTGCTCTCCGCGGACTGGTCCGAGCTGGGTGAGGACATCCGCCTCGAGCTGGCGACGAAGATCGACAAAAACACCCATCGGCTCATCAAGATGATGAACGACCTGCAACTGCTCTTCCGGCTGGACACCGGCACGGTCACCGCGCGGCGCACCCCGGTGCCGGTGCTCGACGTCGTCACCTCGGTCGTCGAGGAGCTGGGCTGCGCGGACGGCGTGGAGATCGTCATCGACGACGACGTCTCCTCGCTGGCCGACCGGCAGCACCTCTGGCACGTGGTGCGCAACCTGCTCAGCAACGCGATCCAGTACGGCGAGCCGCCGCTGGAGGTCCGCGCCGAGCGGCACGCCGAGTCCGTCGTGCTGACGGTGCGCGACAGCGGCGACGGCATCCCGGAGGAGCTGATCCCGCACCTGTTCGACCGGTTCATGCGCGGCGCCGGGCTCGGGCTCTTCATCGTGCGCCACCTCGTGGAAGCGAACGGGGGCTCGGTCCGCTATGAGCGGGCCGAGCCCCACGGCGCGGAACTGATCGTGACTCTCGAGTCGGCGTCCCTCTGA
- a CDS encoding DUF7455 domain-containing protein: MTTMLSPEIVTVPSLVDRCDSCIAAGKAEIVLTTGGTLVFCGHHANKNAGKLNPVAARITVGDGFEWAMQSPPA; this comes from the coding sequence ATGACCACCATGCTGTCGCCCGAGATCGTCACCGTCCCGTCCCTGGTCGACCGCTGCGACAGCTGCATCGCCGCCGGAAAGGCGGAGATCGTACTGACCACCGGCGGCACGCTGGTGTTCTGCGGACACCACGCGAACAAGAACGCGGGCAAGCTGAATCCGGTCGCCGCCCGGATCACCGTCGGGGACGGCTTCGAGTGGGCGATGCAGTCTCCACCGGCGTGA
- a CDS encoding response regulator, which produces MPEVPQERPTVLVVDDEEDLRDIVRRMLERRGFETLMAADADQALEVCRDHAGAIDVLVTDLGLPGVGGGELARAATGMRTDMGVVYISGLPKDIAVAKGQIAEDARLVMKPFTSDVLLEALRAVLADRAPSM; this is translated from the coding sequence ATGCCGGAGGTTCCGCAGGAGCGTCCAACGGTCCTCGTCGTCGACGACGAGGAGGACCTGCGCGACATCGTGCGCCGGATGCTCGAGCGCCGGGGCTTCGAGACCCTGATGGCGGCCGACGCTGACCAGGCCCTCGAGGTGTGCCGCGACCACGCCGGCGCGATCGACGTGCTCGTCACCGACCTCGGCCTGCCGGGCGTCGGCGGGGGTGAGCTGGCCCGCGCCGCGACCGGCATGCGTACCGATATGGGCGTCGTCTACATCTCCGGCCTGCCCAAGGACATCGCGGTGGCCAAGGGCCAGATCGCCGAGGACGCCCGGCTGGTCATGAAGCCGTTCACCTCAGACGTGCTGCTGGAGGCGCTGCGGGCGGTACTCGCCGACCGCGCACCCAGCATGTGA
- a CDS encoding CBM96 family carbohydrate-binding protein: MGARRGTIGIALTGVVVAGGGFALTPPANAATTTTTTGTRTTYTSDDAYTSSTRKTVNFGAADKLVVGKESGETRMSYLKFAPKVAAGETVTGAELRLPVDGTPVAATLNVFSVPNSWSEKTVTAANAPKTGSLVASLKPKTTDKTLTFNVSKVVNKAGTYAFALKSASTNAVTRLRSMEYGTATSGGPELVITTKKTTTTSAKPSTPATPPVTAPAECVTDALLVPSCGVLWGAAAGGFTDTPRDQALKDWEALTGRTASIYHTYHKGDEQFPTKAEIAMTQDPKNPRVLLLNWKVAYNSTWAKVAAGAQDARIDKWSEYVKKNYQQKFFLALHHEPENDVSTSASSGMTAKDYAAMYRHVITRLRANGVTNAVNVIAYMGNEKWMAQSWWKDLYPGDAYVDWIGLDSYVSVEKGYYHYGDMGDILDRQPTGGGLGWYDWAVKNHPKKPIMVAEWGMYHRTKSITDKAPAFNTVVPELKAHPAVKAIVYFDTAKDDEGDRDISVNSTASSLAAFKKVASDPMFKVTIGK; encoded by the coding sequence GTGGGGGCCAGGCGAGGGACCATCGGAATCGCACTGACGGGCGTCGTTGTCGCCGGCGGGGGATTCGCGCTGACTCCCCCGGCGAACGCGGCGACCACGACGACCACGACCGGCACGAGGACCACTTACACCAGCGACGACGCGTACACCTCGAGCACGCGTAAGACCGTCAACTTCGGCGCAGCCGACAAGCTGGTGGTGGGCAAGGAGTCGGGGGAGACCCGGATGTCCTACCTGAAGTTCGCGCCGAAGGTGGCGGCCGGCGAGACCGTTACCGGCGCGGAACTGCGGCTGCCGGTGGACGGCACCCCTGTCGCCGCGACGCTGAACGTCTTCTCGGTGCCGAACTCGTGGTCGGAGAAGACCGTCACCGCGGCCAACGCACCGAAGACCGGCTCCCTGGTCGCCTCGCTCAAGCCGAAGACCACCGACAAGACGCTGACCTTCAACGTGTCCAAGGTGGTCAACAAGGCCGGCACGTACGCGTTCGCGCTCAAGTCCGCCTCGACCAACGCCGTCACCCGGCTGCGCTCGATGGAGTACGGCACCGCCACCTCGGGCGGCCCGGAGCTGGTGATCACCACCAAGAAGACCACGACGACGTCGGCCAAGCCGTCCACCCCGGCGACCCCGCCGGTGACGGCGCCGGCCGAGTGCGTCACCGACGCGCTGCTCGTGCCGTCCTGCGGCGTGCTCTGGGGCGCCGCGGCCGGCGGCTTCACCGACACGCCGCGCGACCAGGCCCTCAAGGACTGGGAGGCGCTGACCGGCCGCACCGCGTCGATCTACCACACGTACCACAAGGGCGACGAGCAGTTCCCCACCAAGGCCGAGATCGCCATGACGCAGGACCCGAAGAACCCGCGGGTTCTCCTGCTCAACTGGAAGGTCGCCTACAACTCGACCTGGGCCAAGGTCGCGGCCGGCGCGCAGGACGCCCGGATCGACAAGTGGTCGGAGTACGTCAAGAAGAACTACCAGCAGAAGTTCTTCCTCGCGCTGCACCACGAGCCGGAGAACGACGTGTCCACCTCGGCCTCGTCCGGCATGACGGCCAAGGACTACGCGGCGATGTACCGCCACGTGATCACCCGCCTGCGGGCCAACGGGGTCACCAACGCCGTCAACGTGATCGCGTACATGGGTAACGAGAAGTGGATGGCGCAGTCCTGGTGGAAGGACCTCTACCCGGGCGACGCCTACGTCGACTGGATCGGCCTCGACTCGTACGTCAGCGTCGAGAAGGGCTACTACCACTACGGCGACATGGGCGACATCCTCGACCGGCAGCCCACCGGCGGCGGCCTCGGCTGGTACGACTGGGCGGTCAAGAACCACCCGAAGAAGCCGATCATGGTCGCCGAGTGGGGCATGTACCACCGCACCAAGTCGATCACTGACAAGGCGCCGGCGTTCAACACCGTGGTGCCCGAGCTCAAGGCGCACCCGGCGGTCAAGGCGATCGTCTACTTCGACACCGCCAAGGACGACGAGGGCGACCGGGACATCTCGGTGAACTCGACGGCCAGCAGCCTGGCAGCATTCAAGAAGGTCGCGTCGGACCCGATGTTCAAGGTGACCATCGGCAAGTAA
- a CDS encoding class I SAM-dependent methyltransferase, producing MNPARKPLGAVTRGTTNPNRLRRVDNFIAYRCGELLAAAAAPLVVDLGYGATPVTAVELRRRLADTVRPDVAVVGLEIDPVRVADAQRYADPPLLEFRRGGFELAGLSPVVVRAFNVLRQYAEDEVAAAWATMTGTGALLVEGTCDELGRIATWAVADAAGPRTLTLSARLSDLDHPATFAERLPKALIHHNVPGSAVHDLLLALGAAWDASATPFGPRQRWLATVAKFRERWPVLDGPARWRRGELTVPWPG from the coding sequence GTGAACCCCGCCAGGAAGCCGCTCGGCGCCGTCACCCGGGGCACCACCAACCCCAACCGGCTGCGCCGGGTCGACAACTTCATCGCGTACCGGTGCGGTGAACTGCTCGCGGCCGCGGCGGCGCCGCTGGTCGTGGATCTCGGTTACGGCGCGACGCCGGTCACGGCGGTCGAGCTGCGCCGCCGCCTCGCCGACACGGTCCGGCCGGACGTCGCGGTCGTCGGCCTCGAGATCGATCCGGTCCGGGTCGCCGACGCCCAGCGGTACGCGGACCCGCCGCTGCTCGAGTTCCGCCGCGGCGGCTTCGAGCTGGCCGGCCTGAGCCCGGTGGTGGTGCGCGCGTTCAACGTGCTGCGCCAGTACGCCGAGGACGAGGTCGCGGCGGCCTGGGCCACGATGACCGGCACCGGCGCGCTGCTGGTCGAGGGCACCTGCGACGAGCTCGGCCGGATCGCCACCTGGGCGGTCGCGGACGCGGCCGGCCCGCGGACGCTCACGCTGTCCGCGCGACTGTCCGATCTGGATCATCCGGCAACGTTCGCCGAGCGGCTGCCGAAGGCCCTGATCCACCACAACGTGCCCGGTTCGGCCGTGCACGACCTGCTCCTCGCGCTCGGCGCGGCGTGGGACGCGTCGGCGACACCGTTCGGGCCCCGGCAGCGCTGGCTAGCCACGGTCGCGAAGTTCCGGGAGCGGTGGCCGGTGCTGGACGGCCCGGCCCGCTGGCGCCGCGGCGAGCTGACCGTGCCCTGGCCCGGATAG
- a CDS encoding SDR family oxidoreductase, which translates to MVQKNIAVVTGASSGIGAATARRLSAEGFHVVAAARRLDRLEKLVAEIGPDATAVACDVTSDASAAALAAAVTGLGAPVTLLVNNAGGARGMDPVAGGSVADWQWMYDVNVLGTLRVTQALLPALEASGAATVVTVGSTAAFTVYEGGGGYTAAKHAQTALVGTLRLELAGRPVRVVEIDPGMVRTEEFSLNRLGDPEKADAIYAGVREPLVADDIADCVAWVATRPQHVNIDRLVVRPIAQAAQHKVVREPR; encoded by the coding sequence ATGGTGCAGAAGAACATCGCAGTCGTCACCGGGGCATCCAGCGGCATCGGCGCGGCGACCGCACGCCGGCTCTCCGCCGAAGGTTTCCACGTGGTGGCCGCGGCCCGCCGGCTGGACCGGCTCGAGAAGTTGGTCGCGGAGATCGGCCCCGACGCCACCGCGGTCGCCTGCGACGTTACGTCCGACGCTTCGGCCGCGGCGCTGGCCGCCGCCGTGACCGGCCTCGGCGCCCCGGTGACCCTGCTTGTCAACAACGCGGGCGGCGCGCGGGGGATGGACCCGGTGGCCGGCGGCTCGGTCGCCGACTGGCAGTGGATGTACGACGTGAACGTGCTGGGCACCCTGCGCGTCACCCAGGCCCTGCTGCCCGCGCTCGAGGCGAGCGGCGCCGCAACGGTGGTGACCGTCGGCTCCACCGCCGCCTTCACGGTCTACGAGGGTGGCGGCGGCTACACGGCCGCGAAGCACGCGCAGACCGCGCTCGTCGGCACGCTGCGCCTGGAGCTCGCCGGGCGGCCGGTCCGGGTCGTCGAGATCGACCCCGGCATGGTGCGCACCGAGGAGTTCTCGCTCAACCGGCTCGGCGACCCCGAGAAGGCCGACGCGATCTACGCCGGGGTGCGCGAGCCGCTTGTCGCGGACGACATCGCCGACTGCGTCGCGTGGGTCGCGACTCGCCCGCAGCACGTGAACATCGACCGCCTGGTGGTGCGCCCGATCGCGCAGGCCGCGCAGCACAAGGTGGTTCGCGAGCCGAGGTGA
- the mshA gene encoding D-inositol-3-phosphate glycosyltransferase, whose amino-acid sequence MAELRAAGRWPTPRRIATLSVHTSPLEQPGTGDAGGMNVYIVEVSKRLAERDVEVEIFTRATSSELPPVVEMAPGVTVRHVTAGPFEGLSKEELPSQLCAFTNGVLRAEAARPPGSYDLIHSHYWMSGQVGWLARERWGVPHVHTAHTLAKVKNRLIAEGDRPEPNSRVIGEEQVIAEADRLVANTRFEARDLVGSYAADPTRLTVVQPGVDLERFRPRSVKAADRRRLGLPERGYVVAFVGRIQPLKGPDVLIRALASEPLRDEDVTVVICGGPSGSGLDRPTSLIELAASLGVSDKVRFIAPRTGEALAGLYRAADLVAVPSHNESFGLVALEAQACGTPVVAAAVGGLVTAVTDGVSGVLVDGHDPGDWARVLTGLLVAPARRAQLSAGAVRHARNFSWDRTADGLLRVYREAVTEHRALIAARLAGSFSW is encoded by the coding sequence GTGGCTGAGCTGCGGGCCGCAGGCCGCTGGCCGACACCCCGGCGCATCGCCACACTCTCGGTACACACCTCGCCGCTGGAGCAGCCCGGCACCGGCGACGCCGGCGGCATGAACGTGTACATCGTCGAGGTCTCCAAGCGGCTGGCCGAGCGCGACGTCGAGGTCGAGATCTTCACCCGGGCCACGTCGAGCGAGTTGCCGCCGGTGGTGGAGATGGCGCCCGGCGTGACCGTGCGGCACGTCACGGCCGGCCCGTTCGAGGGCCTGTCGAAGGAGGAGCTGCCGTCGCAGCTGTGCGCCTTCACCAACGGCGTGCTGCGGGCCGAGGCCGCCCGGCCGCCCGGCTCGTACGACCTGATCCACTCCCACTACTGGATGTCCGGGCAGGTCGGCTGGCTGGCCCGGGAGCGCTGGGGTGTGCCGCACGTGCACACCGCGCACACCCTCGCCAAGGTCAAGAATCGCCTCATCGCCGAGGGGGACCGGCCGGAACCCAATTCGCGCGTCATCGGCGAGGAGCAGGTCATCGCGGAGGCGGACCGCCTGGTGGCCAACACCCGGTTCGAGGCGCGGGACCTGGTCGGCTCCTACGCCGCCGACCCGACCCGGCTCACGGTGGTGCAGCCGGGCGTCGACCTGGAGCGTTTCCGCCCCCGGTCGGTCAAGGCCGCGGACCGGCGCCGGCTGGGCCTGCCCGAGCGGGGGTACGTCGTCGCGTTCGTCGGCCGGATCCAGCCGCTCAAGGGTCCGGACGTCCTGATCCGGGCGCTTGCCTCGGAACCGCTGCGGGACGAGGACGTGACGGTGGTGATCTGCGGCGGGCCCAGCGGCAGCGGCCTGGACCGGCCCACCTCGCTGATCGAGCTGGCCGCCTCGCTCGGGGTCTCCGACAAGGTGCGCTTCATCGCGCCGCGTACCGGTGAGGCGCTCGCCGGGCTCTACCGGGCCGCCGACCTGGTCGCCGTCCCGTCGCACAACGAGTCGTTCGGCCTGGTCGCGCTCGAGGCGCAGGCCTGCGGCACCCCGGTGGTCGCCGCGGCGGTCGGCGGCCTGGTCACGGCCGTCACCGACGGCGTGAGCGGGGTGCTTGTCGACGGCCACGACCCGGGCGACTGGGCCCGGGTGCTGACGGGTCTGCTGGTGGCGCCGGCGCGCCGCGCCCAGCTCTCGGCCGGCGCCGTCCGGCACGCCAGGAACTTCTCCTGGGACCGGACGGCGGACGGGCTGTTGCGGGTCTACCGCGAGGCGGTGACCGAGCATCGTGCGCTGATCGCGGCGCGTCTGGCAGGCTCGTTCTCATGGTGA
- a CDS encoding YbjN domain-containing protein, translating to MVSDVGELIERVCAERELPCEPTGDSSWVVTLPGTHKLKTACNLIVGEHALRIEAFVMRHPDEKHEELWAWLLRRNARMYGVGFSIDGSGDVYLTGRVTLKGLDADELDRLLGAVLTYADESFDSMLEIGFGSSIRREWEWRVKRGESLANLQAFAHFADPKLDSKAEG from the coding sequence ATGGTGAGCGACGTCGGTGAGCTGATCGAGCGGGTCTGCGCGGAGCGGGAGTTGCCGTGCGAGCCGACCGGGGACTCGTCCTGGGTGGTGACGCTGCCCGGCACACACAAGCTCAAGACGGCCTGCAACCTCATCGTCGGCGAGCACGCGCTGCGCATCGAGGCTTTCGTGATGCGCCACCCGGACGAGAAGCACGAGGAGCTCTGGGCCTGGCTGCTGCGCCGCAACGCCCGCATGTACGGCGTCGGCTTCTCGATCGACGGCTCCGGCGACGTCTACCTGACCGGCCGGGTCACGCTGAAGGGCCTGGACGCCGACGAGCTCGACCGGCTGCTCGGCGCGGTCCTGACGTACGCGGACGAGTCCTTCGACTCGATGCTGGAGATCGGCTTCGGCAGCTCGATCCGCCGCGAATGGGAGTGGCGGGTCAAGCGTGGCGAGTCCCTGGCCAACCTCCAGGCCTTCGCACACTTCGCCGATCCGAAGTTGGATTCGAAGGCTGAGGGGTAG
- a CDS encoding MDR family MFS transporter, with amino-acid sequence MRGWLQQAAGGLPRQFWFLWTGTLINRLGSFVVVYLAIYLTGQQHFSQSQAGLVLGAYGVGGAVGTMTGGVLTDRWGRRPTMLTAQFGAATLMVGLGLAQGFWQILLGALLLGAFAEGVRPAFQAMMVDVVPDSDRVRAYSLNYWAVNLGFASAAVLAGLAAQFDYLLLFLVDAGTTLVTAIISLIFLAETRPHRAPPAAGPRRGGPGLGTIFRDRTFMTFVALNFFIVLVIMQHLSAMPIAMSADGLSPATFGWVIAINGLMIVAGQLFVPKLIDGHDRSRVLALSTLIIGVGFGVNAFAGTAALYAVSVVIWTVGEMLQSPSNSALIAELSPAQLRGRYQGVNSLSWSAGAALAPIVGGFVQQHLGGTVLWLGCAAIGVLVAAGQIVSGPARERRAKALRERAPVHPVAVETVAAETVAPPVAVVLPPAGSAVPRQRRRRPPSGPGSGPRTSVPRGPNRAISDRADRVTRKGDNGPDV; translated from the coding sequence GTGCGCGGATGGCTACAACAGGCGGCCGGCGGGCTGCCGCGGCAGTTCTGGTTCCTCTGGACCGGCACGCTGATCAACCGACTCGGCTCGTTCGTCGTCGTCTACCTGGCCATATATCTCACCGGGCAGCAGCACTTCAGCCAGAGCCAGGCCGGGCTCGTGCTCGGCGCGTACGGGGTCGGCGGGGCGGTCGGCACCATGACCGGCGGCGTGCTCACCGACCGCTGGGGCCGCCGGCCGACGATGCTGACCGCGCAGTTCGGCGCGGCCACGCTGATGGTCGGCCTCGGCCTCGCGCAGGGCTTCTGGCAGATCCTCCTGGGAGCGCTGCTCCTCGGCGCGTTCGCCGAGGGGGTCCGCCCCGCGTTCCAGGCCATGATGGTCGACGTGGTCCCGGACTCCGACCGGGTCAGGGCCTACTCGCTGAACTACTGGGCGGTCAACCTGGGCTTCGCGAGCGCGGCCGTCCTGGCCGGCCTCGCCGCCCAGTTCGACTACCTGCTGCTGTTCCTTGTCGATGCGGGAACGACGCTGGTCACGGCCATCATCAGCCTGATCTTCCTGGCCGAGACCCGCCCACACCGCGCGCCACCGGCGGCGGGGCCCCGGCGCGGCGGCCCGGGACTCGGGACGATCTTCCGCGACCGGACCTTCATGACCTTCGTGGCGCTGAACTTCTTCATCGTCCTGGTGATCATGCAGCACCTCTCGGCCATGCCGATCGCGATGAGCGCGGACGGCCTGAGCCCGGCCACGTTCGGCTGGGTGATCGCGATCAACGGCCTGATGATCGTCGCGGGGCAGCTCTTCGTCCCGAAGCTGATCGACGGCCACGACCGGTCGCGGGTCCTTGCCCTGTCCACCCTGATCATCGGCGTGGGTTTCGGGGTGAACGCCTTCGCCGGCACGGCGGCGCTGTACGCCGTCTCCGTGGTGATCTGGACCGTCGGCGAGATGCTCCAGTCCCCGTCGAACTCGGCGCTGATCGCGGAGCTGTCGCCGGCCCAGCTGCGCGGCCGGTACCAGGGCGTGAACTCCCTGTCCTGGTCGGCGGGCGCGGCGCTGGCCCCGATCGTCGGCGGCTTCGTGCAGCAGCACCTGGGCGGCACGGTGCTCTGGCTGGGCTGCGCGGCGATCGGCGTACTCGTCGCGGCCGGGCAGATCGTCTCGGGCCCCGCCCGTGAGCGCCGCGCCAAGGCCCTGCGCGAGCGCGCACCCGTGCACCCGGTCGCCGTCGAGACCGTCGCCGCCGAGACCGTCGCACCGCCCGTCGCGGTCGTGTTGCCGCCCGCCGGGAGCGCCGTCCCGCGCCAAAGGCGACGCCGGCCACCGTCAGGTCCGGGTTCCGGCCCTCGAACGAGCGTCCCGAGGGGTCCGAACCGGGCCATATCCGATCGGGCCGACCGGGTTACCCGGAAGGGTGACAACGGGCCGGACGTCTGA
- a CDS encoding phosphoglyceromutase has translation MEGMTVGTLVLLRHGESEWNAKNLFTGWVDVDLNAKGEAEARRGGELLKEHGLLPDVVHTSVLRRAIRTSEIALHAADRHWIPVRRHWRLNERHYGALQGKDKKQTLQEYGEEQFMLWRRSYDTPPPPIGENDEFSQFADPRYAALPPELKPRTECLKDVLERALPYWYDAVVPDLLSGQTVLVAAHGNSLRAIVKHLDQVSDEAIAKLNIPTGIPLRYDLDDNLRPVTAGGAYLDPELAKEAAAAVASQGR, from the coding sequence ATGGAGGGCATGACTGTGGGGACCCTTGTACTGCTGCGGCACGGCGAGAGCGAGTGGAACGCCAAGAACCTCTTCACCGGCTGGGTCGACGTCGACCTCAACGCCAAGGGCGAGGCCGAGGCGCGACGCGGCGGCGAGCTGCTGAAGGAGCACGGCCTGCTGCCCGACGTCGTGCACACCAGCGTGCTGCGGCGCGCGATCCGGACCTCCGAGATCGCCCTGCACGCCGCCGACCGGCACTGGATCCCGGTGCGGCGCCACTGGCGGCTCAACGAGCGCCACTACGGCGCACTACAGGGCAAGGACAAGAAGCAGACCCTCCAGGAGTACGGCGAGGAGCAGTTCATGCTCTGGCGCCGCTCCTACGACACACCGCCGCCGCCGATCGGCGAGAACGACGAGTTCTCGCAGTTCGCCGACCCGCGCTACGCGGCGCTGCCGCCGGAGCTGAAGCCGCGCACCGAGTGCCTCAAGGACGTCCTCGAGCGCGCCCTTCCGTACTGGTACGACGCGGTGGTGCCGGACCTGCTCTCCGGCCAGACGGTGCTGGTCGCCGCGCACGGCAACTCGCTGCGCGCGATCGTCAAGCACCTCGACCAGGTCTCGGACGAGGCGATCGCGAAGCTGAACATCCCGACCGGCATCCCGCTGCGCTACGACCTGGACGACAACCTGCGCCCGGTCACCGCCGGCGGCGCGTACCTCGACCCGGAACTGGCCAAGGAGGCCGCCGCGGCGGTCGCCAGCCAGGGCCGCTGA